The nucleotide sequence AAAGAAAACGGAAAAAGCGAAACTATTGTAGGTTTAAAAGTTGAAAAAATATAAATTTGCCGTCAGGTTATTGCAAATAGGCAGATACGCGAATACGCGAATATGCAAATACGCAAAAAAAACATACAAACAATGAAAGGCTATTATTTTGAAAGACTGGATGTTTGGCAAGGATCAAGAAAATTTGTAAAAGAGATTTATATAATTACAAAAAGATTTCCTGAAGAAGAAAAATTTGGTATCATCAATCAGATAAGGAGAGCTTCATTAAGCATTTGTGCCAATATTGCTGAAGGAACTTCAAGGCAGTCAGAAAAAGACAAAGCCAGATTTATTAATCAAGCCTTTAGTTCAGGTATTGAAGTAATGAATTTTCTGATTTTAAGTAATGATTTAGATTTTATAAGAGAGCCAGAATATATTAAATTGAGAGAAGATTTAGAAAAAATTACCAATCAATTAAATAGTTTGTATAATAAGTACGATAGATAAGGCAAATAAGCGAATCCGCGAATCCGCAACTAAAAAGATAAAAGAATGAAACCAATCAAAAATATCACCTGTATCGGTGCCGGTTATGTAGGTGGTCCTACCATGTCGGTCATAGCACAGAAAAACCCGGAGATTAATGTAACGGTTGTCGATTTAAATACGGAAAGGATTGCAGCCTGGAACGACAGCGATCTGTCTAAATTACCGGTTTATGAACCAGGACTGGATGCCGTAGTAGCTGAAGCCCGTGGAAGAAATTTGTTTTTCTCTACCGATGTAGAAAAAGCAATTGACGAAGCCGATATGATTTTTATTTCGGTAAATACCCCCACCAAAACCTATGGTAAAGGAAAAGGACAAGCTGCCGATTTAAAATTTATCGAATTATGTGCCCGACAAATTGCCGCGGTTGCCACAAACGATAAAATTGTGGTAGAAAAATCTACGTTGCCTGTACGCACGGCAGAAGCCTTAAAAAGCATTTTACACAATACCGGTAACGGCGTTAATTTCCATATCTTATCTAACCCTGAATTTTTAGCGGAAGGGACAGCTGTTCAGGATTTACAAAATCCCGACCGTGTGCTGATTGGCGGAGAAAATGAAGAAGCCATTCAGGCATTGGTAAACATTTACGCTACTTGGGTACCACAAGATAATATCATTACCACCAATTTATGGTCTTCGGAATTATCCAAATTGGTAGCCAACGCCTTTTTAGCACAAAGGGTATCAAGCATCAATGCGATTTCAGAATTGTGTGAAGTAACAGGAGCCGATGTCAACGAAGTAGCGTTTGCTATTGGCAAAGACAGCCGTATAGGCTCTAAGTTCTTAAAAGCATCTGTCGGATTCGGAGGATCGTGTTTCCAAAAAGACATTTTAAATTTGGTCTATATTGCCCGTACCTATAATCTGCACAAAGTAGCCGATTATTGGGAACAGGTGATCATTATGAACGACCATCAAAAAGAACGGTTTTCCGATAACATCATTAAAACCTTGTATAATACGGTTAATGGAAAAAACATCGCCTTTTTGGGTTGGGCATTTAAAAAAGATACCAACGATACCCGTGAGTCGGCTGCTATTTATGTAGCAGACCATTTGTTAGACGAAGAAGCGTTTATTACGGTATATGACCCCAAAGTAACGGCTGAGCAGATTTACAGAGATTTAGACTATTTAGGAACAAGAAGCCCGGAAGAAAACCGTCGTTTGGTCAAAGTAGTCAACGATCCTTATAAGGCTTGCAATGAAGCACATGCCATAGCAGTTTTAACCGAATGGGACGAATTTAAAACCTACGACTGGCAAAAAATTTATAGCGATATGTACAAACCCGCTTTTGTATTTGACGGCAGAAACATATTAAACAAAAAAGAATTAACAGCAAAAGGTTTGGTAGTGTACAGTATTGGAGAGTAGCTTTTCAATTAGATAATGAGGACAATTAATTAATGAGCGAATGAGGAAGTTAGCAAACAGCAGATGGCAATCAGCGAAACGCTAATAATTCCCTCCTTTAGGAGGGTTAGGGAGGTGTAAATATCTGTGCATCGGGATCCCCGTCAGTTCGGGAAACGTAGTGTATCGAGAACAATTCTCCCTTTTAAGGGGGGCAGGGGGATGTGAAAAACGATATGCAAGGTTATTCAGCGACACAAAGAGTAACCTTGTAGATATGAACAAAGAAAATAAAGTAACAATGTCATTCTGAGCCTGTCGAAGACTCGAGAGCTTTGCTCGAACAGGCGAAGCTATCTCAAGATGTTTCGACTCCACGTTGTTTCGCTCAACATGACAAAAGAAATGTTTTGTCATTCCGACGAAGGAGCAATCTCGAACCTTGTAGATATAAAAAGACATAAAATACAATTAAAGATATATAGATAAGATCTGTGCATCTGTGGGATTCTCGTCAGTTCGAGTGATTTTTATGAATGAAATGGATAAAAATTGTATCGAGAACCGAGTAGTGAAGCCTTTCGACAAGCTGTCACATCGAGCATTTGAGATTAAGAGGAGAAGCGGAAGCTTCGGGTATTTTCGAGATGTCAAGACAGGCTTGTCAAGAACCATGAATATGCAAATAAACAAATAAGCGCATCCGCGAATAAACAAATAAACGAATAAGCAATAAAAAGCAACTAATGAAAAAAATAGCAGTAATAGGACAAGGATATGTGGGATTGCCTTTAGCTATCGAGTTTTCTCAGCATTTCCCGGTATTGGGTTTTGACATTAATAAAGAACGGGTACAAGAATTAAATGCAGGGCAAGACCGAACATTAGAAGCTGATTTACAAAAATTAAACGAAGGGATAGCCACTGCAAAAACAACCAATTTTACGAAAGGTTATAAAGCATCCTGTGATATAGAAGACTTAACCCAGGCTCGAATATACATTGTAACGGTGCCCACACCTATAGACCGTTTCAATGCTCCTAATCTAACCCCCTTGTTAAAGGCATCGGAAATGTTAGGTAACGTATTAAAAAAAGGCGACATCGTTATTTATGAATCAACGGTGTATCCCGGTTGTACGGAAGAAGATTGTGTGCCTGTTTTGGAAAAACATTCCGGCTTGGTATTCAATCAAGATTTTTACGTGGGTTATTCACCCGAGCGCATCAACCCTGGTGATAAAGTAAATACCTTAACCACCATTAAAAAAGTAACCTCGGGTTCTACGCCTGAAATTGCGGAAGAAATCGACCAATTATATAAAACAATCATTACTGCCGGTACCCATAAAGCACCAAACATCAAAGTAGCCGAAGCCTCAAAAGCCATTGAAAATGCACAACGCGACGTAAATATTTCGTTTGTGAATGAACTGGCGTTGATTTTTGACCGCATTGGTATTGATACCAACGACGTGTTAGAAGCAGCTGGTACCAAATTCAATTTCTTAAAATACAAACCAGGATTGGTAGGTGGACACTGTATTTCAGTTGACCCCTATTATTTGGCACATAAAGCCACGCAGTTGGGGTATTATCCTGATGTAATTCTATCTGGCCGTAGGGTAAATGATTCGGTAGCGGCATTTATCGCTTCAAAAGTGGTTAAACTAATGATTAAAAAAGGAACGGTAGTACAAGGAGCTAAAGCGTTGATTTTAGGAGTCACTTTTAAAGAAAATTGTCCCGATGTCCGCAACACCAAAGTGGTTGATGTGTATAGAGAATTAAAAGAATATGGTGTAAATGTAGATGTGTACGACCCTTGGGCGGATGCTGAAGAAGTACAACACAAATATGGTATAACTTGTCATTCCGAACTTCCTTGTCATCCTGAGCTTAGCGAAGACTCGAGAGCTTTGCTTGAACAAGCGAAGCAATCTCATTCTGAACGTGCTACTGTCGTTTCGAGCTTGTCATCTTGTCATCCTGAGCTTGTCGAAGGATCTCAACCAACCGATTCAACGATTCAACAATCCAACGATTCAACACCAAAATACGATGCCATCATAGTAGCCGTAGCACATAACGAGTTTTTAACCTTAGATATAAATAAACTAAAAAACGATCAAGCAGTGGTGTATGACATTAAAGCTTGTTTAGATCGTGAGTTAGTGGACGCTAGATTGTAATAATTGATTGAAGATATTATATGACAAGTCATAACAAAAGAATAGTAAAGAATAGTCTTTTCTTGTATATAAGAATGTTGTTTCTAACTATTCTTACACTTTTTACTTCCAGAGTGATGTTAAAACAATTGGGAGTAGAGGATTACGGTATATACAATATTGTAGGAGGAATAGTAGCGATGTTGGGGTTCTTTAATTCATCCATGTCTGTTGCTACACAACGTTATATGTCTTATGATATAGGGAAAAATGATTTTAAAAAATTAAATAAAACATTCAATTCATCCTTATTGATATATATATTTATAGGACTTTTAATAGTAATTTTATTAGAAACTGTTGGTTTGTGGTATGTAAACAATCGGTTGGTATTTCCTCCTGAAAAATCTTTTTCAGTAAATGTGGTTTATCAATTTTCAATTCTTACTTTTTTAGTAAACCTTACGCAATTACCCTACAATGCGTTGATTTTGGCAAGAGAAAAAATGCAGGTGTATACCTATGTAAGTTTTTTGGATACAATTTTAAAGTTAGTTGTCTTATATCTTTTGTTTTTAGGAGAAAACAAACTGATTCTTTACTCCGGTTTGATATTTGCGGCAACGGTTATTGTACAAATAGTTTACCACGTCTATTGCCATAAGCGGTTTGAAGAGACAAAAATTAATTTTACTCGGGACAAGGAATATTTAAAAGAATTATTATCTTTTTCAGGATGGAATCTTTTTGGAAGTATAGCTGTCGTTGCCAGAAATCAAGGCGTTAATTTAGTTCTTAATGTGTTTTTTGGTTTGGTCATTAATGCTGCTTTTTCTATTTCAATTCTTGTTCAAAACGCAGTCGGGTCTTTTGTAGCTAATTTTCAAAAAGCACTTAATCCACAAATTATTAAAAATTATGCAGATGGTAATCATGAAAATGCAATAAAATTAATGAGTGAAGGTGCTAAGTATTCCTTTTATTTAATGCTTTTTTTTGCCATACCTTTATTAATACATACCCAGTATATATTAAGTGTCTGGCTAACAGATGTCCCACACTATACGGTTATCTTTGTTAGATTATCGATAGTTGTCTCTTTAATAAATACAATTTCTGGAACATTGATGACAATGTTACAAGCTATTGGGAAAATTAAATGGTATCAAATAATTGACGGTTTTTTGGTTTTCTTAAATCTACCTTTATCATATATTTTTTTAAAAATAACTGAAAAACCTGAAATTGTGTATGTGGTAATAATTGCAATCAGTATAATAAGCTTTATACCTAGAGTTATTTTGTTAAGAAAATATATTAGTTTTAATATTTCAAGTTTTTTTTTAAAAATTATTCTAAATATATTTATTATTGTTGTGGCTTTATCTACTGTTTTTCTTTTAAGTATGAGGTTTTTCCTTGCTACAGATAATTTATTTAAATTTTTTATTTGTCTTAGTATTGAGTTTTTGATAATTTTTATAACAATTTTTTATTTAGGAATAGGTAAAAATGAGAGAAAAATTTTATTTCAATTAATAGTGCGAAAAAAGTAATTAAGAAGATGAATATTTTTATTTCAGTTGTAATCCCTACATATAAACCTCAAAGCTATATTCTTGAATGTATTGATAGTTTGCAAAAGCAAACGTTGACAAAAAAATTATTTGAAGTCATTATCATATTAAATGGCGATAAAGAACCATATTATACTGAAGTAGAAAATTATATTAAAGAACATGACAATTTTAAAATAATACATACGGCAACTGCAGGAGTATCCAATGCACGTAATATAGGTATTGATGCGGCAAAGGGAAGTCACGTTGTTTTTATTGATGATGACGATTTTATAACAGAAATTTTTTTAGAGGAAATGTACAACCATATTGTGAAAACGCCTTTAAATTTAGTAGTTTCAAATTTTTTGAGATATTATGCCGATAATCAAATAGAAAATGATTATATGACCAATTCTTATGAAGAATTAAACAATAGTACCGCAACATTTTCTTTAGTTAAAAACAGAAAAATATTATCGTCTTCTTGTGGGAAAGCAATTCCTAAAGAGGTTATTAGTGATTGCAGGTTCAAGGAGACGGTTAAAATAAGCGAAGACGCGTTGTTTATGTTTGAGATTAGTAAGAACATAAAGGGAATATCTTTTCTACCTTTAAAGGTTGCTTATTATCGAAGAATCAGAATAGCGTCCGCTTCCAGAAAAAAAACAAGCGTGTCTACTCGTTTTAAAATATTGGTTCAAAACATAAACAACTTTAGTAAAGTGTATTTCAGAAATAGTGCTCAATATAGTTTCTCGTTATATATAAACAGGATAATGGCTATTACCAAGCATTTTTTAATTAGTTTAAAAAATAGTTGATGAATAAAAGATTCTTATACATAATCTTCTTAATCGGGATAGTAAATTTACTATTCTCGCAGAATATTAAAGCAACTAATTATTCAATGGAAGGCAATCAGCCAAAATTTCCAATGATAATGTATGCTGTGCCGGCAACGGACAACAATTTTAAAGAAGTTCGTTCGTGGGGGATTAATTATGTACATCAATATGGATTAACATCGGGAGCTTTAACAAAAGAAAAGTTAGAAAAAATTAAACAGTATCTTGATTTGGCAACCAAGTATAAATTAAAAGTAATGGTTGATTTAGACGGAGCGAATCGCATAGCAAATGGTAAAATAGACGAAATGAAAGTAATCGTACAGAGATTTAAAAGTCATCCGGCAGTGGGCTATTGGTATTTATTTGATGAACCTGATAATAAAGCTACCGTAAAAGACTTGCAACCTTATTACGATATGATAAAGACCGAATCACCAAATATTCCAATAACAATATGTCATGCCTGGACTAAAAACTGGTATAAATATAATAGTGTTCAAGATATATTATTACACGATATTTATCCTGTAAGTGGCGCTGAATTTCCAAATTCAAAATTAGAAAATCAAACCAATTTCACAAGTGCAGCAATAAATCAAGGAAAAGGAAAGCATGTGATACCTGTACTTCAATTTTTTAATTGGAAAAGTATGGCTAAATCTCAAACTACAAGTTTGAGAGGTTATGCAATAAAGAAGCTTCGTTACCCTAATTTTGATGAATTTAGATATTTGTGTTTTTCAACACTTTCACAAGGAGTTAATGGAATGGGGTTTTATTCATATACACGTTATAAGATGATTAATTCAAATTGGTCAAAAGAAGTAGCTTCTCCTATTTTGAATGAATTAGTAAATTTAACGGATATTATTAATACACAAAACTTAAAATTTAATAACATTTATAATTATAAATCAGATAGTTATTTATTTAGTTATTGGAGTGGTGTAAGCGTATCGTATTTTATTATTATTAACTCCTCAAGTAAAATGAGAAATATAGAAATAAAAGACAAAAATATTTTGAACGCAAAGAGTTTAGAACCTTGGGGACAAACCAGAAAATTAGATATAATAAAAGGAAAAAATATGCTGACTTTTACAAATATGAAACCTTGGGAGGTTATTATTTTAAAAGAAATTTAATAAATTTAAGAGATAGAAAACTATGGTAGAAAATAAAAGGACAAATATGCTTATTTATTTAATAGTATTCCTTTTGGTGTTTTTCATTCCGTCTTCATCTACAATTGGAGGCTTTCAGTTGTGGTATGTAATTACCGTTGGAGTAGTGCTTTATGGGGTTTTCAAAAACAATTTGATGGTTGATTATTTAGTCAAAACTGTTTTCCATTTCATTATAATCAGTTTTATTCTCTTATTTATTTCTTTGTTATTCTCTGGTATGAACTTTGGCTCTTCACAAGACTTTAATGAAATTTTGAGGGTGATAGGCATTTTTAGTATTTTTTATTTAATGTATGTCGGTTATTCAGAAAATTGGAATAAAAGAATAGTGTTGTTTTTAAAACTATTTTTACTATTGCAACTTGTATTCTGTTTTTTACAAGAAAACGATATTGTTGGTAGAATAATGGGAATTATATGGAACACAGAACGTATATGGAATTTACGGCGCACAGGCTCATTTGCAAACCCAAATATCTTATCAATTTTTTGTGTAGCTTCGTACTCCTATATTTTTTTTAGAATTAAAAACATTCCAAAAATTTTCTTTGGATTGATTGTTTTTGGAATAATTCTTTTTGCAAGCTCTAAAACAGGATTGATAGCCTTTCTCATTATAATTTGCGTAAATCTTTTTCTGATTCAAGCAAAATTCAGTTTTAGAAATATAACACTGTTGATTATATCATTATTGTTATTAGGTTATATAGGAATTACTTTGTTATATATGTATCAAGATCAATATCCTTATATAGCGCAATTATTAATGATGTTTGATAATGATATAGATGCAAGCCAAATAAAATCCATAGGAGATAGGCAAGTAATTTGGACAAATGCACAAAATCAGTTTAATGGATTTTCTTCTTTGCAACAGTTAGTAGGGATTGGTCCTGCAAAAGATACTGAATTAAATATTATTGATAATGAATTTCTTACCATCTTAGTAAAAATGGGAATAATAGGGTTATTGTTCTATGCACTTGCTATTTTTATATTATTAATATTTTTGGTAAAAAATAAAAAAAACTTAGGAGCTAAATCTATGATTGCTATAGTTGTACTGTTTTTGTTGTCATCAGGTAGTGCTTCAACATTTATAGCGTGGCATTTATCATTAATGTTTTATTTGTTCTTAGGTATATGTTTAAAAGAAATTAAATTAGCTCAATTAATAAAAAATTAATATGAAAATCTTATACATCCATCAATATTTTAAAACGCCAAAAGAACCAGGAGGGACTCGCTCTTATTGGGTAGCACAAGAGTTAATAAAAAATGGACATCAAGTAACGATGATTACTGCCGACCCTAAGGCAACCCAGAAAAAAAGAGAAGAAATTATTGATGGAATCAAAGTAATCTATTTGCAAGAGGCCTATAGCCAGGACATGTCTATTTCGACAAGGTTAAAAGCATTTTTGGGTTTTGTTTGGAAAAGTATTACCGAAGCCAGAAAACACAAAAATATAGACTTGGTTATTGCTACTTCTACACCTTTGACGGTTGGAATTACAGCTTTGTATATGAAGTGGTTTAAAAAAGTACCGTATGTATTTGAAGTACGTGATTTATGGCCTGAAGTGCCTATTCAAATGGGAGCATTTAAAAGTCCGTTTATTGTAAAACCTACCCGTTGGTTTGAAAAAACAATCTATAAAAATGCTGAACATGTGATAGCGCTCTCTCCGGGAATGCGGGATGGTGTAACAAAGTATATTTACAAAACAAAAACATCGATGATTCCAAATATGGCTAAAATGGATGAGTTTTGGCCACGGGAAAAAAACTGTGAATTAGAACATAAGTTGGGGTTAAACCCTAATAGTTTTAAGATTATTCATTTTGGAGCATTAGGGTTAGCAAATGGAGCTCATACAATTATCGAATCAGCCAAATTATTAAAAGATGATAAATCCATAGAGTTCCTATTTGTAGGAGGAGGTTCAACCGAAAAAAATCTTGTCGAAGAATGTGAAAAGTATCAATTGAATAATGTTAAATTTTTAGGAAGATTTCCAATGAGAGAAATGTCAGAAATAGTAAATTTGTCAGATGTTTCTATGGTAAGTTTTATGGATTTACCAATTTTATATACCAATTCTCCAAATAAATTATTTGACTCCTTATCGGCAGGAAAGCCAATCATTGTCAATTCAGCTGGATGGACAAAAGACATGGTTGAAGAAAACAATTGTGGGTATTATGTAAACCCTAATAAGCCACAGGAATTAGTAGATAAAATTTTGTTTTTAAAAGAACACCCAGAAGTTGTTATAGAAATGGGACAAAATTCACGAACTTTGGCAGAAACGGTTTATGATAAATCGATTCTTTGTAATCGATTTGTAGAAATAATAAATTTATATAACAAATAATTTTTTATATATTTAAGAATATGAATAATTCATTGAGTAAGAGATTGGTACAAAGTAAATTACATAAGCCAATTAAATTAATCGGAGCGTGGTGGAATAAATTGATTATAGAAAATGGCTCTAATGCAGAAGGTTCTGTAAAAACAATTTATGTAATAAGCCCTTATAAGACAGGTACTACTTATATTGCTAGTTTGTGGGGTGAACAATATGCAAAACATGAACCTTATCATATGTATTCCTTGAAATACCTGAATAAAAGAAATTTTACAAAAAACTTTCAACAAAGACAAAATAAATTAAATATTCGAATAGAGTGTTCTGGTTTTTTAAGTGCTTGTATAGAAAAGTTACCAGTTTCTACTCAGTACATATTCATTTTGCGCCCACCTATAAGTTGGATACAATCAGTTTTAAACCATTTTTTTTTATTAAAGGATTTAGGGTATAATTATATTGATGAATATTATTGGAAAAAAGAGTTAGGTTATAGTTTACAAAACATCTTATTAGAAGCGAATCAAGTAGATTTGGAAATAATGATAAAAGACTTATATCGAATTTACTTAAAGTATATTCATCAATGTCTCAGACATCCTACTGTGAAATTTGTAGAAATGAAAGATTTAGATGATTTTGCAAAAAAACTAGGGGAAGAAATTAATGTTACTCCTAATTTTCAAAAATCTTGGAAACGTCCATCTAAATTTAGATATGATAAAGTTGACGTGAAGAATATTATAAATGAGGATGCGTACAACGAACTAATAGGTTCTATTCCTAAAGAAAAATACTATTTAAAGACTTAATTTTTCCCATTATGTATAAAAGATTTTTCAAAGTTATTTTAGATTTTTTCATTGCTTTTTTATTTTTAGTAATCTTAAGTCCAATTTTTGTGATAACAATGATTGGGTTATATTTTAATAATGATGGCAAGCCTTTTTTTTTTCAAAAGAGACCGGGTAAAAACAATAAAATATTTAAGATTATTAAGTTTAAGACTATGAATGATAAAAAAGATGCACAAGGAAATCTTTTGCCTGATAATCAGCGTTTAACTAAGGTTGGGGCTTTTGTTCGCAAAACCTCTTTAGATGAAATTCCACAATTGATTAATGTGCTAAAAGGAAATATGAGTTTAATAGGTCCCCGACCATTGCTTCCTGAATACTTAGATTTATATAATGATTTTCAGAAAAGAAGGCATGAAGTGAAACCGGGAATTACTGGTTGGGCACAAGTTAATGGCAGAAATGCTATTAGTTGGCAACAAAAATTTGAATTTGATGTATGGTATGTGGATAATGTAAGATTTATATTAGATATAAAAATATTGTTCTTAACCATTAAAAAAGTGTTCGTTCGAGAGGGAATTTCACAAGAAGGACAAGCGACAATGGAAGCTTTTAAGGGAAATATTAAATAGAATTAATTTATGAGAAATATCGCAATTTTTGGAGCAGGTGGTTTTGGTAGAGAAGTTAAAACAATCATTGATGCAATTAATAAAATAAATAAAGACACCTATAACTTTATTGGCTTTTATGACGATGGAATTGAAAAGGGAACGATTGTTAATGGTTATCCGATTTTAGGAGGAGTAAAAGAAATAAATCAAGTGGAAGTCGATTTGTCTTTAGTTGTTTCAATTGGTGATCCCAAAATAAAAAAAATAATTTTAAGTAAAATAACTAATTCTAATATTAGTTTTCCAACAATTATTCACCCTAATACATCAATCTCTAATGATGATGTTCAAATTGGTAAAGGGTCAATAGTTTGTGAGGGAACAATAATTACTTGTAATATAAGAATTGGGGAGTTTGTAATTTTTAATTTAATGTGTACTGTAGGACATGATGTAACTATTGATGATTACTGTGCTTTTATGCCTTCTGTAAATATTTCGGGAGAAGTTCATATCCAAAATAGTGTTTATGTAGGAACAGGTGCAAAAATTATTAATTTATTGAATATTGGAGAAAATACTGTTATTGGAGCCGGTTCTGTTGTTTCAAAACCGCTGCCTGCTAATTGTACGGCGGTTGGAGTTCCTGCTAAACCAATTAAATTTCATAAATAATGAATAATAAGCATCTAATTTTTTTAATTCATACCTCTGTACAATAAAATTTAAAACCATGCAAACAAAAGAAATCCTCTCATTATCAGTTCGCTCGGCTATTGAAGCAGGAGAAAAAATTATGGAGATATACAAAAGAGATTTTTCTGTGGAATACAAAGACGACAAAAGTCCTTTGACCGAAGCTGACAAAGCATCTAACATTATTATTTGTGAGAATTTAAAAAATACCTTTCCCATCATCAGCGAAGAAAACAAACTTATTGATTATGCTGAAAGAAAAGATTGGAACACTTGCTGGCTAATTGACCCGATTGACGGAACCAAAGAATTCATCAAAAAGAACGGAGAATTTACCGTCAATATTGCATTGATTCAAAATAATCTTCCTGTTTTGGGTGTGGTTTATCTTCCTGCCAAAAGGGTGCTTTATTTTGCGGCAGAAGAAATGGGTAGTTTCAAATATGAATTCCAAGAAAAAGAAAATCTTCCGGAGTTCGAAACATTGCTCGCTTCATCCCAAAAACTCAACGGAGAAAATCTTCCACAAAAATACACTATAGTAGCTTCGCGCTCACATATGTCTCCCGAAACGGAAGCATTTATAGAAGGATGTCGTAAAAAATACGGAGAAGTAGAACTCATCAGTAAAGGAAGCTCCATTAAGCTCTGTCTGGTGGCAGAAGGAAGTGCACAAGTATATCCGCGTGTAGCACCAACTATGGAGTGGGATACGGCAGCCGCTCATGCCGTTGCAAAATTTGCAGGTTGCAGCGTTAATGACTTTTATAAACGAACCGAACTAAAATACAATAAAGAGAATTTATTGAATCCGTATTTCATTGTTGCCCATGAAGGATAATTCACATAAAAGGCACATCGTCAAGGCAATTACCTGGCGTATCGTAGGAACCATTGACACAATGCTTCTTGCGTGGATTATTTCCGGGAATCCTTTAATTGGTGTAAAAGTAGGTGCTGCGGAAGTGTTGACCAAAATGTTCCTTTACTACTTTCACGAAAGGGTTTGGTTTAAAGTAAATCTTGCAAAAGACGGTAGGGTTTTAGAAAGCCGTAAAAGACATATTGCCAAAACCATTACGTGGCGTATTGTAGGAACAATGGATACAATGCTCCTTGCGTGGATTATTTCCGGTGACCCTTTAATCGGTTTAAAAGTAGGGTTAACAGAAGTTGTGACCAAAATGCTGCTTTACTATTTCCACGAAAGAGTT is from Flavobacterium dauae and encodes:
- a CDS encoding four helix bundle protein — translated: MKGYYFERLDVWQGSRKFVKEIYIITKRFPEEEKFGIINQIRRASLSICANIAEGTSRQSEKDKARFINQAFSSGIEVMNFLILSNDLDFIREPEYIKLREDLEKITNQLNSLYNKYDR
- a CDS encoding nucleotide sugar dehydrogenase, which produces MKPIKNITCIGAGYVGGPTMSVIAQKNPEINVTVVDLNTERIAAWNDSDLSKLPVYEPGLDAVVAEARGRNLFFSTDVEKAIDEADMIFISVNTPTKTYGKGKGQAADLKFIELCARQIAAVATNDKIVVEKSTLPVRTAEALKSILHNTGNGVNFHILSNPEFLAEGTAVQDLQNPDRVLIGGENEEAIQALVNIYATWVPQDNIITTNLWSSELSKLVANAFLAQRVSSINAISELCEVTGADVNEVAFAIGKDSRIGSKFLKASVGFGGSCFQKDILNLVYIARTYNLHKVADYWEQVIIMNDHQKERFSDNIIKTLYNTVNGKNIAFLGWAFKKDTNDTRESAAIYVADHLLDEEAFITVYDPKVTAEQIYRDLDYLGTRSPEENRRLVKVVNDPYKACNEAHAIAVLTEWDEFKTYDWQKIYSDMYKPAFVFDGRNILNKKELTAKGLVVYSIGE
- a CDS encoding nucleotide sugar dehydrogenase encodes the protein MKKIAVIGQGYVGLPLAIEFSQHFPVLGFDINKERVQELNAGQDRTLEADLQKLNEGIATAKTTNFTKGYKASCDIEDLTQARIYIVTVPTPIDRFNAPNLTPLLKASEMLGNVLKKGDIVIYESTVYPGCTEEDCVPVLEKHSGLVFNQDFYVGYSPERINPGDKVNTLTTIKKVTSGSTPEIAEEIDQLYKTIITAGTHKAPNIKVAEASKAIENAQRDVNISFVNELALIFDRIGIDTNDVLEAAGTKFNFLKYKPGLVGGHCISVDPYYLAHKATQLGYYPDVILSGRRVNDSVAAFIASKVVKLMIKKGTVVQGAKALILGVTFKENCPDVRNTKVVDVYRELKEYGVNVDVYDPWADAEEVQHKYGITCHSELPCHPELSEDSRALLEQAKQSHSERATVVSSLSSCHPELVEGSQPTDSTIQQSNDSTPKYDAIIVAVAHNEFLTLDINKLKNDQAVVYDIKACLDRELVDARL
- a CDS encoding MATE family efflux transporter; translated protein: MGVEDYGIYNIVGGIVAMLGFFNSSMSVATQRYMSYDIGKNDFKKLNKTFNSSLLIYIFIGLLIVILLETVGLWYVNNRLVFPPEKSFSVNVVYQFSILTFLVNLTQLPYNALILAREKMQVYTYVSFLDTILKLVVLYLLFLGENKLILYSGLIFAATVIVQIVYHVYCHKRFEETKINFTRDKEYLKELLSFSGWNLFGSIAVVARNQGVNLVLNVFFGLVINAAFSISILVQNAVGSFVANFQKALNPQIIKNYADGNHENAIKLMSEGAKYSFYLMLFFAIPLLIHTQYILSVWLTDVPHYTVIFVRLSIVVSLINTISGTLMTMLQAIGKIKWYQIIDGFLVFLNLPLSYIFLKITEKPEIVYVVIIAISIISFIPRVILLRKYISFNISSFFLKIILNIFIIVVALSTVFLLSMRFFLATDNLFKFFICLSIEFLIIFITIFYLGIGKNERKILFQLIVRKK
- a CDS encoding glycosyltransferase family 2 protein, coding for MNIFISVVIPTYKPQSYILECIDSLQKQTLTKKLFEVIIILNGDKEPYYTEVENYIKEHDNFKIIHTATAGVSNARNIGIDAAKGSHVVFIDDDDFITEIFLEEMYNHIVKTPLNLVVSNFLRYYADNQIENDYMTNSYEELNNSTATFSLVKNRKILSSSCGKAIPKEVISDCRFKETVKISEDALFMFEISKNIKGISFLPLKVAYYRRIRIASASRKKTSVSTRFKILVQNINNFSKVYFRNSAQYSFSLYINRIMAITKHFLISLKNS
- a CDS encoding O-antigen ligase family protein, translated to MVENKRTNMLIYLIVFLLVFFIPSSSTIGGFQLWYVITVGVVLYGVFKNNLMVDYLVKTVFHFIIISFILLFISLLFSGMNFGSSQDFNEILRVIGIFSIFYLMYVGYSENWNKRIVLFLKLFLLLQLVFCFLQENDIVGRIMGIIWNTERIWNLRRTGSFANPNILSIFCVASYSYIFFRIKNIPKIFFGLIVFGIILFASSKTGLIAFLIIICVNLFLIQAKFSFRNITLLIISLLLLGYIGITLLYMYQDQYPYIAQLLMMFDNDIDASQIKSIGDRQVIWTNAQNQFNGFSSLQQLVGIGPAKDTELNIIDNEFLTILVKMGIIGLLFYALAIFILLIFLVKNKKNLGAKSMIAIVVLFLLSSGSASTFIAWHLSLMFYLFLGICLKEIKLAQLIKN